The sequence CCCGGCACAACCACCGAGAGTCTGGGTAAACTCAAACCCGCTTTCGAAAGCATGGGCCAAATTGGTTTAGATAACCTGGCACTACTCAAATATGCCCAATTCGATAAAATCAATCACGTACATCACGCCGGTAATTCATCTCAGATTGTCGATGGAGCCGCCGGTGTTCTGATTGGTAGCAAAGCCTTTGGCGAACAATCGGGCCTGAAGCCACGCGCTCGCATTAAAGCCTTTGCCGTTGTCGGTTCTGAACCAACCATCATGCTCACGGGCCCAATTCCGGCTACCCGTAAAGTGCTTAAACGAGCGGGCATGAGCATCAGTGATATTGATCTGTTCGAAGTCAATGAAGCCTTTGCGGCTATACCGCTTCTCTTTATGGACGAATTCGCCGTCGATCATAGCCAGTTGAATGTCAACGGTGGCGCCATAGCCTTAGGGCATCCATTGGGCGCAACCGGAGCCATTATTTCGGCTACGCTCATTGATGAACTGGAACGCTCCGGCAAACAGTTTGGTCTCTCAACGCTCTGTATTGGGGGCGGCATGGGCATTGCAACAATTTTCGAACGGGTTAATTAAGCGATATCGCTAACCGAACGAATGAGTTGGATGCCTTCATCGCGGCAGACGCTTTCGAAATCACCATCGTAACTGGCAATCCAATCAATGCTACTGAGTTTGCAGGTTGCCAGAATTAGCGCATCATTTGGAAGCAGGTTGTATTTTTCCATGTAGCGCAGATAAAGCGGAATAACAGTGTGACCCGGCTCCAGAAAGGTAAATTTTGACAGAAGGTTTATTGGACTATGAGCTGTAACAAGTAGTGGGATAGTGCTGTCACGCTTTAATGTTACTGGCGCTTTCTTCCCCTCAATGGCCAGCCAGTAATAAGTAAATTCGCTTAATACGATCTGATTAATACAAAGATTGAACTTAGTAGCTGATGACAAATAGTTGAATAGCTCAACCTCTGTTTTTTTTGCCCACTCAACCAGAATAGAGCTATCCAAAAAGATGTTATTGTTCATAGGCATTTAAGTCATCCCAATTGAAGCTGGGATCTGGTGCGGGTAACTTGTCAAAAAAAGCTTGTGCCGCTTCAGCGAGTGTTTGCCCGTGTACTTGCTCCTCACGTACTGGATGAAATTCAATAACTAATGCCTGATCACGCATTTCGTCTGGTACGTTAATAATTAATTGACCATTTTCCGGCTTTTGAATGAGTCGAATAGCTCCCATAAACAGCATTATTTATTGAGTAAAGTTACAAAAGAACTTTTGTATGATCTATTACACTGTTGACCAGAACGTGGCTATCATTTCGTGGGAAATGACGTCGACTCCAATGAACGTCCTCAACGACGAATCAATCCCTCAGTTTGAAGCGGCTTTACAACAGGCATTTACCGACGAGTCGGTGAAGGGCATTATCATCACATCGACCAAACCTGAGTTTGTGGCTGGTGCCGATCTGAAAATGATCCTTCGCAATAATGATAAAGATCCGGCCCAGATGCTGAAAGTCTCGTCGGAATTGAACCGTGTGTTTCGCCGTATCGAAACATCGGGCAAGCCAACTGTTGCGGCTATCAATGGTACAGCGCTCGGAGGAGGTTACGAGATCTGTCTGGCCTGTCACTACCGCGTTGCCTTAACCAATCCGAAAACATTAATTGGTTTAGTCGAAGTGACCATTGGCTTGTTACCCGGCGCAGGGGGTACACAACGGCTTCCCCGTATGATTGGTATGCAGGCAGCCCTGCCATTGATTCTGGAAGGCAAAAAAGTAGGTGTTCAGGAGGCAAAAAAACTCGGTATGGTCGACGACATTGCCGACAGCCCGGCCGAAATGCTGGAGAAGGCGCATGCCTGGATTGCTGCTAATCCCAACCCACTCAAACCCTGGGATGAAATCGATCGCAAGACAGGCAAGATTGTCGGTAAAGACAATTTCAAGGTTCCGGGCGGTAACGTTCAAAGTATTGTTGGTGCACAAACTTTCGGGGCAGGAACGGCCATGCTGATGGATAAAACCAAAGGTAATTACCCCGCTCCACTCGAAATCATGGCCTGTGTATACGAAGGCTTACAGGTCAATATTGACCGGGCTTTAGCGATCGAAGCGCGGCATTTTGTGAAGGTGGCAACATCAAAAGTGGCCAAGAATCTTATCCAGACGATGTTTCTGGGAATGAACGAAGCGAATAAAGGAGCCAGTCGGCCTAAAGACATACCCAAAACAGATGTCAAGAAACTGGGCATTCTGGGGGCAGGTATGATGGGCGCCGGCATTACCTATGTAGCTGCACAGGCAGGCATCGAAGTCATTCTCAAAGATGTATCGGTTGAAGCCGCCGAAAAGGGTAAGGATTACTCACGAAGTCTGCTAAAAAAAGGCGTTGAACGCGGTAAAGTAGACCCGCTGAAAGTTGACGGAATCCTCAATCTGATCCACCCTACTGCCAATGTTGAGGACTTACAGGGATGTGATCTCATCATCGAGGCTGTGTTTGAAAACCGCGACTTAAAAGCGCAGGTAACGAAAGAAGCGGAACCTATGCTGGTCGCTACTGATGAATCAGCCGGGGGAGTCTTTGGTTCAAATACATCTACCCTACCCATCAGCGAACTGGCTCAGGCATCGGCTAATCCAGCCAATTTCATCGGTATTCATTTCTTCTCGCCCGTCGACAAAATGATGCTCGTTGAGCTCATTATGGGTAAGCAGACCTCCGATTACGCGCTGGCCGTTGCCATCGATTTCACCCGAAAAATCCGAAAAACACCTATTGTGGTCAATGATTCACGAGGGTTCTATACGTCGCGCTGTTTCGGTACGTATTCGAGCGAAGGGATGGAACTGCTCAAAGATGGCGTTCATCCAATCCTGATCGAAAATGGTGGAAAAGTCGCCGGAATGCCAG comes from Spirosoma aureum and encodes:
- a CDS encoding type II toxin-antitoxin system VapC family toxin, which encodes MNNNIFLDSSILVEWAKKTEVELFNYLSSATKFNLCINQIVLSEFTYYWLAIEGKKAPVTLKRDSTIPLLVTAHSPINLLSKFTFLEPGHTVIPLYLRYMEKYNLLPNDALILATCKLSSIDWIASYDGDFESVCRDEGIQLIRSVSDIA
- a CDS encoding 3-hydroxyacyl-CoA dehydrogenase NAD-binding domain-containing protein encodes the protein MIYYTVDQNVAIISWEMTSTPMNVLNDESIPQFEAALQQAFTDESVKGIIITSTKPEFVAGADLKMILRNNDKDPAQMLKVSSELNRVFRRIETSGKPTVAAINGTALGGGYEICLACHYRVALTNPKTLIGLVEVTIGLLPGAGGTQRLPRMIGMQAALPLILEGKKVGVQEAKKLGMVDDIADSPAEMLEKAHAWIAANPNPLKPWDEIDRKTGKIVGKDNFKVPGGNVQSIVGAQTFGAGTAMLMDKTKGNYPAPLEIMACVYEGLQVNIDRALAIEARHFVKVATSKVAKNLIQTMFLGMNEANKGASRPKDIPKTDVKKLGILGAGMMGAGITYVAAQAGIEVILKDVSVEAAEKGKDYSRSLLKKGVERGKVDPLKVDGILNLIHPTANVEDLQGCDLIIEAVFENRDLKAQVTKEAEPMLVATDESAGGVFGSNTSTLPISELAQASANPANFIGIHFFSPVDKMMLVELIMGKQTSDYALAVAIDFTRKIRKTPIVVNDSRGFYTSRCFGTYSSEGMELLKDGVHPILIENGGKVAGMPVGPLAVTDEVSLDLVYKIADQGIKDGFLSEDDTSYQVAKQFVNLGRSGKKAKAGFYDYPEGEPKHIWYGLTDLFPLTDQQPSLDEVKTRLLYRQAIEAIRCSEENVVRTKLDADLGSILAWGFPAYTGGALSFVDFVGIDTFIKTCDRLADQYGERFRPTAKLRERAEQRELV